A segment of the Bacteroidales bacterium genome:
TCTTCCGGCTTACTTGCGGTGACTTTGAATCCGTAAATTCCTTTTGCATATTCGGTATGCGCCTCCTTCCATCGGCGTAAATCCCAAAATCGTTGACCCTCAAATGAAAGTTCGATCAATCGTTCTTGATGTATGATCCGTTTCATCCCATCCTGACTATTATACCTTTGTGGAACATTGCTATAGGTATCCCAGGCCGTCTTGATATCCGGTAGTCCCGCCCTTGAACGTACCGCATCAAGGTAATAGAATAAATCGCTGCTATGTGCCCCGTTGGGTCCTTCTGATTCGTTAATGGCTTCCGCATACAGAAGGTATAAATCAGCCAGCCGTATCATTGGCCATGGATAATTGACACGGTCATATGCCGTTGCACCGGTTTGCCTGTTTTCGTGATGGATCACCTTTTTGAGGTAATAACCGGTTACCGGCCCCCAGTCATACCCCTTTTTCTGTTGAGGTTGTCCCGCACGACAAGATATCCAGAACAAATCGCCCGGTATGGGATCATTGGTCTCTGCTTTATGTCCGTACCATATACCTCCGTCAAAACCCATCCATGCATAAAACCGGGGTTCGCGATTGAAATTTAGTTCCACAGTAGTATAGTCTTTCCTGATATACCACCGTTCGGTATTTCCTCCGTTTCGTAAAGCATACGGATCGACATTGCTCCAAGCCAGGTCATTTTCTATGGGAAGTCCATGATTGGTATAAAACATTTCGGCAATTTTCAATGGAGCCTGAATATGATTGTACAAACTGGGAATATCCGGATATTGGCTCCAGGCTAAGTTAGCTGCAGCCGCATTTTGTATATTATTGGCGATTGAATGGGTATTCGCCCAGATGATTTCATCATTCCATTTCTCAGTAAAAGCAGTCCTCAAGTCCAGGTCCAGGTAAATAGTATCATTAAGCCTTACGCGGCTTTGATGTTTGTGCAATGCTATGCTTGCCTCCTCGCATATCCGTATCGCCTTTTCACATGCTACCACTGCTGAATCCCACCGGGCCTTTTCCTGTTCGGGAGTTTTGTCGGTATTGAATAATTTCAGACCATTTTTATCCTTTAGAGATGCCTGCTCCTGATTATTATTAAAAAGAGGACTTGCAGCATACACACTTATTTTTGCTTTTAATGCTGCTGCAATAGGCCTGGTAATTCTTCCCAGTTCATCCCTGCTCTGTACTTTCAACGGAAGATCAGGTATGGACTCATCCAGCAATTGAAGTACATAATCAAAACAATCATCTATCGGATCACGATAAACACGCACTTCTTCCACACTTGCATTGATAGGGAGACTTTCTTTAATGAGAGGAACAGGCCCCCACTTACGTATCAAATGGAAATGATAATAAGCTTTCAGGAATTTTGCTTCGGCGATCCATTGCAATCTTTCCCATTCAGGTAAATCAGGAACTGTCCCGATTTTTTCGATCATTATATTACAACATCGTATGGCCTCATACATACCACCCCAGTCATTTCCATAAGGTGCACTGGCTGTTTGATATCCAAGCGCAATATTGAACAAATTTCCGCTCCACCATTGAAGACTCTCCCTACGGTCCTTTATCGACCAAAGTTCATCTCCTGTTATATAGCCATGGTTGCCATCCAGACTTCCTTCTGATGTCAGGAAGCCATAACAGGTATATAAATACCTGATGGCTGTTGAACGCATGCTAAAAGCGCTTTCCAAAGTTGCCATACCATCATCAGGTACGATGTCCAGATATTCATTACAGGAAGGAGAAATAAGCGAAATGGTTATTATCGGACAAAGTAGCCATCTCAGTTTTATTTTTTTGATTATACTTTTCATAATATGCTTTTTAAATGTTAATTAAATGTGATATTCAAACCAACATTAAATACTCTTTGAATCGGGTACCCCAGCCCGTTTCCGGCCATTTCCACATCCCAAAGCTTAAATTTACTGAATAACAACAAATTGGTTCCACTCACATAAAACCGGAGTAAACTAATATGGAGCCTATCTTTCCATTTTCCCGGAATCGAGTATCCTATTTCCGCTTGTTTCAAACGCAAAAAAGAGCCATTGCGCATGAACCAGGTACTGGATTGTAAATTATTATAATTATAACTGGGACTGAATCTTGGCCAAAGCGCATACATGTCCTGGTTGTCTTCCGACCAGTGACTGTCTGCATACACCTCCAGTAGATGAGTATTATCTACAAAAGGCGCTGTTGCAACAGGATCTATCCAAAACGATTCATTGGCCAGTCCCTGAAAAAATACTGAAGCATCAAATCCTTTGTATCCGGCGGAAAATCCAAATCCATAGATAATCTCAGGCGTAGTAGGGTTACCAATAGGTACCATGTCAGCAGCTGTAATCTGTCCGTCACGGTTAATATCCGTATATTTAATATCACCTCCGCCATATTCTTTTCCAAAAGTCTGATCGGGAGAATTCCGGGCCTCGGCATCATCCATAAACAAGCGTTCGGCAATATATCCCCACTCCTGCTTTAAGGATAAACCGACATGCGAACGCCAATACTCATTGTATTCCGGTTCTTCATAGACCTCATACTTGCTGGTGGAATAAGTAAAATTCGCCCGTGCTGAAGTCCAGAAATTTTCGCTCCACACATGCTGGTAATCAGCCTGTATATCAACACCTTTGGCAGAGGCCTCTCCGATATTCGCCCTTACTGAGGCCTGCAACCCCATGGTAGATGGGATAGCCGAACGTGTCATCAGAATATTGCGGCGTTTTTCTGTAAAATACTCCGCTATAATATTCAATTTATTCCACAATCCTACTTCAAGGGCAAAATTCTGTTTGGTAGAGGTTTCCCAGGTAATATCTGTATTGGCATACCGATTTACCCTTATACCGGCTCCTCCTTTATCCCAGTTTTCCCCGAAATAAGCACCCCTGTCTGAATCGAACATATTTACCTGAGACAGGTAAAAAAAACGGTCTGTCTTATCTCCGATCTGATCATTTCCGACTAAACCGTACGAATAACGCAA
Coding sequences within it:
- a CDS encoding RagB/SusD family nutrient uptake outer membrane protein is translated as MKSIIKKIKLRWLLCPIITISLISPSCNEYLDIVPDDGMATLESAFSMRSTAIRYLYTCYGFLTSEGSLDGNHGYITGDELWSIKDRRESLQWWSGNLFNIALGYQTASAPYGNDWGGMYEAIRCCNIMIEKIGTVPDLPEWERLQWIAEAKFLKAYYHFHLIRKWGPVPLIKESLPINASVEEVRVYRDPIDDCFDYVLQLLDESIPDLPLKVQSRDELGRITRPIAAALKAKISVYAASPLFNNNQEQASLKDKNGLKLFNTDKTPEQEKARWDSAVVACEKAIRICEEASIALHKHQSRVRLNDTIYLDLDLRTAFTEKWNDEIIWANTHSIANNIQNAAAANLAWSQYPDIPSLYNHIQAPLKIAEMFYTNHGLPIENDLAWSNVDPYALRNGGNTERWYIRKDYTTVELNFNREPRFYAWMGFDGGIWYGHKAETNDPIPGDLFWISCRAGQPQQKKGYDWGPVTGYYLKKVIHHENRQTGATAYDRVNYPWPMIRLADLYLLYAEAINESEGPNGAHSSDLFYYLDAVRSRAGLPDIKTAWDTYSNVPQRYNSQDGMKRIIHQERLIELSFEGQRFWDLRRWKEAHTEYAKGIYGFKVTASKPEDFYQKIFIADQKFSMKDYFWPIQTSLIEQNPNLVQNIGW